A window from Herbaspirillum sp. meg3 encodes these proteins:
- a CDS encoding aldehyde dehydrogenase family protein, which produces MDIASLYAELGLDLSTQSGRDLHSRSPRDGATLALLRNHSDAEVQQTIAATREAALSWRTVPAPARGELVRLLGEVLREKREALGMLVSLEAGKIRSEGIGEVQEMIDICDFAVGLSRQLHGLTIASERPGHRMMETWHPLGVCGVITAFNFPVAVWAWNAALALVCGNSVVWKPSEKTPVTALAVQALMQQAIARMEKQRPGTVPPQLCALLIGGAAVGAAISASPDVALVSATGSVAMGRKVAVTVAQRLGRSLLELGGNNAMIVAPSADLNLALRAIVFSAVGTAGQRCTSLRRIFIHRSLYDKLCGDIERIYAGIAVGDPLLAETLVGPLIDGGAYDNMQQALAQAQKEGGALSGGERVTAFGGDKAYYVKPALVRMPRQSAVMHRETFAPILYAVAYDNFDDAIAMNNAVPQGLSSAIFTNDMRESELFMSAQGSDCGLANVNIGTSGAEIGGAFGGEKETGGGRESGSDAWKNYMRRATNTINYSRVLPLAQGVQFDID; this is translated from the coding sequence ATGGATATCGCCAGCCTCTACGCCGAACTCGGCCTCGACCTTTCCACCCAATCGGGTCGCGACCTGCACAGCCGTTCGCCACGCGACGGCGCTACGCTGGCACTGCTGCGCAATCACAGCGACGCCGAAGTGCAGCAAACCATCGCCGCCACACGCGAAGCAGCATTGAGCTGGCGTACCGTGCCCGCACCGGCACGCGGCGAATTGGTGCGCCTGCTTGGCGAAGTCCTGCGCGAGAAGCGTGAAGCATTGGGCATGCTGGTGTCGCTGGAAGCCGGCAAGATCCGTTCGGAAGGCATCGGCGAAGTGCAAGAGATGATCGACATCTGCGACTTCGCCGTCGGCCTGTCGCGCCAGTTGCACGGCCTGACCATCGCGTCCGAGCGTCCTGGCCATCGCATGATGGAAACCTGGCATCCATTGGGCGTCTGCGGCGTCATCACGGCGTTCAACTTTCCGGTGGCGGTATGGGCGTGGAACGCAGCACTGGCGCTGGTGTGCGGCAACAGCGTAGTGTGGAAGCCATCCGAAAAAACGCCGGTCACGGCACTGGCGGTACAAGCCCTCATGCAGCAAGCCATTGCACGCATGGAAAAACAACGTCCCGGCACCGTGCCGCCGCAATTGTGTGCGCTACTTATAGGCGGCGCGGCTGTCGGCGCAGCGATCTCCGCTTCGCCCGATGTCGCTTTGGTGAGCGCCACCGGCAGCGTCGCCATGGGACGCAAGGTCGCCGTCACGGTAGCGCAGCGCCTGGGACGCAGCCTGCTGGAACTGGGCGGCAACAACGCCATGATCGTCGCCCCGAGTGCAGATCTGAACCTGGCGTTGCGCGCCATCGTATTCTCCGCCGTGGGCACGGCGGGTCAGCGCTGCACCAGCCTGCGCCGCATCTTCATCCATCGCAGCCTGTACGACAAACTGTGCGGCGACATCGAACGCATCTATGCAGGCATTGCCGTCGGCGATCCTTTGCTGGCGGAGACGCTGGTCGGGCCGCTGATTGACGGCGGCGCTTACGACAATATGCAGCAAGCGCTGGCACAGGCACAGAAAGAAGGCGGCGCACTTAGCGGCGGTGAGCGTGTTACTGCTTTCGGCGGCGACAAAGCTTACTACGTCAAACCCGCGCTGGTGCGCATGCCACGCCAAAGCGCCGTGATGCATCGGGAAACCTTCGCCCCCATCCTGTACGCCGTTGCCTATGACAACTTCGACGACGCCATCGCGATGAACAACGCCGTACCGCAAGGTTTGTCGTCGGCCATCTTCACCAACGACATGCGCGAGAGTGAGTTGTTCATGTCGGCCCAGGGCAGCGACTGCGGCCTGGCCAACGTCAACATCGGCACCAGCGGCGCAGAAATCGGCGGCGCTTTCGGTGGCGAGAAAGAGACAGGCGGCGGCCGCGAATCAGGTTCGGACGCGTGGAAGAATTACATGCGCCGCGCCACCAATACCATCAACTACAGCCGTGTGCTGCCGCTGGCGCAGGGCGTACAGTTCGATATCGACTGA
- a CDS encoding DUF1338 domain-containing protein, which yields MSTNLNILLEQTSGAETTARLFQMLDIPAGTLHPTGPTVTRLELAQALNMLLFDKLLREVPEGAAYVGDAVRDGRKICFDHGALRTVLGTQTGALPAGEAAFTRIFLPLGYELAGLYPLDRIKMTGRVYAHADDAEGIAQFFLSELHPERFSENFQRVVARVLSTSVDPLDARSKASLDHLTQHKTLASDDAAALLPVLLGCFERQHALPTLADYESLLQESSEMAWIATEGNVFNHATDRVADVESLAQLQRDLGRPMKDKIEVSRNGRVRQTAFRATTVVREMADEHGRPVARKVPGSFYEFISRDHFVDEKTHQEKLDLTFDSGNAQGIFKMTAGASAAEC from the coding sequence ATGAGCACCAATCTGAACATCTTGCTGGAACAGACCAGCGGCGCCGAAACCACGGCGCGCCTGTTTCAAATGCTGGATATCCCGGCCGGCACGCTGCACCCCACCGGGCCGACCGTGACGCGTCTGGAATTGGCGCAGGCGCTCAACATGCTGCTGTTCGACAAACTGCTGCGCGAGGTGCCGGAAGGTGCGGCCTATGTCGGCGACGCGGTGCGCGACGGCCGCAAGATCTGTTTTGACCATGGCGCGTTGCGTACCGTACTGGGCACGCAAACCGGCGCCCTGCCGGCAGGCGAAGCGGCGTTCACCCGCATCTTTCTGCCGCTCGGTTACGAGCTGGCCGGCCTGTATCCGCTGGACCGCATCAAGATGACCGGACGCGTCTACGCGCATGCTGATGACGCCGAAGGGATTGCACAATTTTTCCTCAGTGAGTTGCATCCGGAGCGCTTCTCGGAAAACTTCCAGCGCGTCGTGGCGCGCGTGCTGTCGACCTCGGTTGATCCGCTCGACGCACGCAGCAAGGCATCGCTGGATCACCTGACGCAACACAAGACGCTGGCTTCCGACGATGCGGCGGCGTTGCTGCCGGTACTGCTGGGATGCTTCGAACGCCAGCATGCACTGCCGACATTGGCCGACTACGAGAGCCTGCTGCAAGAATCCTCGGAAATGGCCTGGATCGCGACCGAAGGAAATGTTTTCAACCACGCCACCGACCGCGTCGCCGATGTCGAGAGCCTGGCGCAGTTGCAGCGCGACCTCGGCCGCCCGATGAAAGACAAGATCGAAGTCTCGCGCAATGGCCGCGTGCGCCAGACCGCCTTCCGCGCCACCACCGTCGTGCGTGAAATGGCCGACGAACACGGCCGGCCGGTAGCGCGCAAGGTGCCGGGATCGTTTTACGAATTCATTTCGCGCGATCACTTCGTCGACGAAAAAACACATCAGGAAAAACTGGATCTGACCTTTGACAGCGGCAACGCGCAGGGGATTTTCAAAATGACAGCCGGCGCTTCCGCCGCTGAATGTTGA
- a CDS encoding saccharopine dehydrogenase family protein — MKIVLLGTGHIGYAIARLLHLHGSGDYEVIAADRDAKALATMEALGVRTALIDFNDHDALCALLSGNDACLNALPYHMATAVAKAAKLSGVHYFDLTEDVRATKAIAKLAAGADTAFMPQCGLAPGFIGIAAHHLARDFDEIHEVKMRVGALPEFPTNELKYNLTWSVDGLVNEYCHPCEAIRDGKMQDIQPLEGLEHFSLDGVEYEAFNTSGGLGTLCNTLAGKVRNLDYKSVRYPGHRNLVKFLLEELRLRDDQEQLKSILRKSVPSTMQDVVLVFVTVSGMRRGQYVQEVFSRKIFAQTSTDGVHESAIQITTAAGICAALDLFREGKLPARGFIRQEQIALPDFLANRYGHAYGGQGGGTRTASQQRTQDVSNYPVKETIKAALAVLAV; from the coding sequence ATGAAAATCGTCCTGCTCGGCACCGGCCACATCGGCTACGCCATCGCCCGCTTGCTGCACCTCCATGGCAGCGGCGACTACGAGGTCATTGCCGCCGACCGCGACGCCAAGGCACTGGCTACGATGGAAGCGCTCGGCGTGCGCACCGCGCTGATCGACTTCAACGATCATGATGCCTTGTGCGCTCTGCTCTCGGGAAACGACGCCTGCCTCAACGCACTCCCGTATCACATGGCCACCGCTGTTGCGAAGGCGGCCAAGCTGAGTGGCGTGCATTATTTTGACCTGACCGAAGACGTGCGCGCCACCAAGGCCATTGCCAAACTGGCCGCCGGCGCTGACACCGCCTTCATGCCGCAATGCGGATTGGCGCCGGGCTTTATCGGCATCGCGGCACATCATCTGGCCCGCGACTTTGACGAGATTCACGAGGTCAAGATGCGCGTCGGCGCGCTGCCTGAATTTCCGACAAACGAGTTGAAATACAACCTGACCTGGAGCGTCGACGGTCTCGTCAACGAGTACTGCCATCCCTGTGAAGCCATCCGCGACGGCAAGATGCAAGACATCCAGCCGCTGGAAGGATTGGAACACTTTTCGCTGGACGGCGTCGAGTACGAAGCCTTCAACACCTCGGGCGGACTCGGCACGCTGTGCAACACGCTCGCCGGCAAAGTACGTAATCTGGACTACAAATCGGTGCGCTATCCCGGCCATCGCAATCTGGTGAAATTCCTGCTGGAAGAATTGCGCCTGCGCGATGATCAGGAACAACTCAAGAGCATACTGCGCAAGTCGGTGCCGTCGACCATGCAAGACGTAGTGCTGGTGTTCGTGACGGTCAGCGGCATGCGGCGCGGCCAATATGTGCAGGAAGTCTTCAGCCGCAAGATCTTCGCGCAGACCAGCACCGACGGCGTGCATGAGAGTGCAATTCAGATCACCACCGCGGCCGGTATCTGCGCCGCGCTGGACTTGTTTCGTGAAGGAAAATTGCCTGCACGTGGTTTTATCCGGCAGGAACAGATTGCGTTGCCGGACTTCCTCGCCAATCGTTACGGGCATGCTTATGGTGGACAAGGCGGCGGCACGCGCACCGCTTCGCAACAACGGACGCAAGACGTGTCAAACTATCCGGTGAAGGAAACCATCAAGGCGGCGCTGGCTGTACTGGCTGTCTGA